Proteins found in one Roseofilum capinflatum BLCC-M114 genomic segment:
- a CDS encoding glutathione S-transferase, with protein MRLLQFSTSHYCRKARLILGYKKIAYEVENLTPGIHILRVKPLTGGQTVPVLLSEDGAIGDSTEIWQYLEKEYPEPSLILGDRHQQQQAELLEDWLDESLGVATRFIYYHYRSGEGKAIDPSWFSQAVIQIVKTQYNINPRAVTLATQRLEVGLKILGDTWQHQPYLIGGQISIADIAAAALLSPLALIPHYRTQYPWLFERIQEIHQHCGEALPPGLGG; from the coding sequence ATGCGTCTACTGCAATTTAGTACCTCTCATTACTGTCGTAAGGCTCGCTTGATTTTGGGCTATAAAAAAATTGCCTATGAAGTGGAGAACTTAACGCCTGGGATTCATATTCTGCGAGTGAAACCCTTAACTGGGGGGCAAACGGTTCCGGTACTGCTATCGGAGGATGGAGCAATTGGTGATTCGACCGAAATTTGGCAGTATTTGGAAAAAGAGTATCCTGAGCCGAGTCTGATTTTAGGCGATCGCCACCAACAACAGCAAGCCGAACTCCTCGAAGACTGGCTCGACGAAAGCCTAGGAGTCGCCACCCGCTTCATTTACTATCATTATCGCTCTGGAGAAGGAAAAGCGATCGACCCCTCCTGGTTTAGCCAAGCCGTGATTCAAATCGTTAAAACCCAATACAACATTAATCCCCGTGCCGTTACCCTCGCCACCCAACGCCTAGAAGTCGGACTCAAAATCTTAGGTGACACCTGGCAACATCAACCCTATCTGATCGGAGGACAAATCAGCATCGCCGATATTGCTGCTGCCGCTCTATTGAGTCCCCTAGCGCTCATTCCCCACTACAGAACCCAATATCCCTGGCTATTTGAAAGAATACAGGAAATTCATCAACACTGTGGAGAAGCCCTACCTCCAGGCTTAGGGGGATAG
- the glgB gene encoding 1,4-alpha-glucan branching enzyme, producing MSMTIATDQIDRIVWNQHHDPFEVLGPHKIENNGKSTWVVRAYQPNAEAVSVVLPEQRQEYPMQSVHNPHFFECSIDIPELSNYQLRVKEGEHERIIYDPYAFRSPKLTEFDIHLFAEGNHHRIYEKLGAHLMTVDGVKGVYFAVWAPNARNVSVLGTFNNWDGRQHQMRRTGNGVWELFIPDLGVNTLYKYEIKNPAGHIYEKSDPYGFQQEVRPKTSSIVTDLDDYTWNDRDWMEERRNTDPLTKPISVYELHLGSWLHASSEEPAKLPNGETEPVVITSELNPGGRFLTYRELAHKLVPYVKELGFTHIELLPIAEHPFDGSWGYQVTGYYAATSRFGTPQDLMYFVDQCHQNGIGVLVDWVPGHFPKDGHGLAFFDGTHLYEHADPRKGEHKEWGTLVFNYGRNEVRNFLVANALFWYDKFHIDGMRVDAVASMLYLNYLRKDGEWVANQYGGHEHIEAADFLRQVNHCLFSYFPGTISVAEESTSWPMVSWPTYVGGLGFNLKWNMGWMHDMLDYFSLDPWFRQFHQNNVTFSIMYHYSENFMLALSHDEVVHCKSSIIGKMPGPTDDPTHWQKFASVRALFSYMYAHPGKKTLFMGMEFGQWSEWNAWSDLEWQLLQYEPHQKLKKFMCNINALYRSEPALYTQDFGQEGFSWIDCNDNNHSVVSFIRRDKESDDFLVIVCNFTPQPHSHYRIGVPEPGFYTELFNSDSYEYGGSNMGNLGGKWTDEWWFHNYPHSIELCLPPLGVLYLKLDRKKTEAAFNVDAVEVEEAEAV from the coding sequence ATGTCAATGACCATTGCCACCGACCAAATCGATCGCATTGTATGGAACCAACATCATGACCCCTTTGAAGTTCTTGGCCCCCACAAAATAGAGAATAACGGTAAATCAACCTGGGTTGTGCGAGCCTATCAACCCAACGCCGAAGCTGTATCGGTGGTACTCCCGGAACAACGCCAAGAATACCCCATGCAGTCGGTACACAACCCTCACTTCTTCGAGTGCAGCATTGACATTCCTGAACTAAGTAACTACCAACTGCGCGTCAAAGAAGGCGAACACGAGCGCATCATTTACGACCCCTACGCCTTCAGGTCTCCCAAACTCACCGAATTTGACATTCACCTGTTTGCCGAAGGGAACCATCACCGCATCTACGAAAAACTCGGCGCTCACCTAATGACCGTTGATGGCGTAAAAGGGGTTTATTTTGCCGTCTGGGCCCCCAATGCTCGCAACGTCTCCGTCCTGGGAACCTTCAACAACTGGGATGGCCGTCAGCACCAAATGCGCCGCACGGGTAACGGAGTGTGGGAACTCTTCATTCCTGACCTGGGTGTAAACACACTCTACAAATACGAAATTAAAAATCCAGCCGGACATATCTACGAAAAATCAGACCCCTATGGGTTCCAACAAGAAGTGCGGCCCAAAACCAGCTCTATTGTCACCGACCTGGATGACTACACTTGGAATGATAGGGACTGGATGGAAGAAAGACGCAATACCGACCCCCTAACCAAACCCATCTCGGTCTATGAACTCCATTTAGGCTCATGGCTTCATGCGTCTTCAGAAGAACCGGCTAAACTGCCGAATGGCGAAACTGAACCGGTAGTCATTACCTCGGAACTCAACCCCGGTGGTCGCTTCCTCACCTATCGCGAACTGGCCCATAAACTGGTTCCCTATGTTAAGGAACTCGGTTTTACCCATATTGAATTGCTTCCTATTGCTGAACATCCCTTTGATGGCAGTTGGGGTTACCAAGTGACGGGTTATTATGCAGCGACTTCCCGGTTTGGAACCCCCCAAGATTTGATGTACTTTGTCGATCAATGTCACCAAAATGGGATTGGGGTTTTAGTAGACTGGGTTCCCGGACACTTTCCTAAAGATGGTCATGGTTTGGCGTTCTTTGATGGAACCCATCTCTATGAACATGCTGACCCTCGGAAAGGGGAACATAAGGAATGGGGAACCTTAGTGTTTAACTATGGCCGTAATGAAGTCCGCAACTTTTTGGTGGCGAATGCTTTATTCTGGTATGACAAATTCCACATTGATGGAATGCGGGTGGATGCGGTTGCGTCTATGCTCTATCTGAATTATCTGCGGAAAGATGGGGAATGGGTGGCTAACCAATATGGAGGTCATGAACATATTGAAGCGGCTGATTTCTTGCGTCAGGTGAATCATTGCTTGTTTAGTTATTTCCCTGGAACGATTTCGGTGGCGGAAGAATCGACTTCTTGGCCGATGGTTTCTTGGCCAACGTATGTGGGCGGTTTGGGCTTCAATTTGAAGTGGAATATGGGCTGGATGCATGATATGTTGGACTACTTCAGCCTTGATCCTTGGTTCCGCCAATTCCATCAAAATAATGTGACGTTCAGCATTATGTATCACTATAGTGAGAATTTTATGCTGGCGCTCTCCCATGATGAGGTGGTGCATTGTAAGAGTAGCATTATTGGTAAGATGCCTGGGCCAACGGATGATCCGACCCATTGGCAAAAGTTTGCTAGTGTGCGGGCTTTGTTTAGTTATATGTATGCTCATCCCGGTAAGAAAACTTTGTTTATGGGGATGGAGTTTGGGCAGTGGAGTGAGTGGAATGCTTGGAGCGATCTAGAGTGGCAATTGTTGCAGTATGAACCCCATCAAAAGCTGAAGAAGTTTATGTGCAATATTAATGCTCTGTATCGGAGCGAACCGGCGCTCTATACTCAGGATTTTGGCCAAGAGGGATTTTCTTGGATTGATTGTAATGATAATAACCATAGTGTGGTGTCCTTTATCCGTCGGGATAAGGAGAGCGATGACTTTTTGGTGATTGTGTGTAACTTTACGCCCCAACCTCATTCCCATTATCGGATTGGGGTTCCTGAACCGGGATTCTATACGGAGTTGTTTAATAGCGATTCCTATGAATACGGGGGTAGCAATATGGGGAATTTGGGGGGTAAATGGACGGATGAGTGGTGGTTCCATAATTATCCCCATTCGATTGAGTTGTGTTTGCCTCCGTTAGGGGTATTGTATTTGAAGCTGGATCGCAAGAAGACTGAGGCTGCGTTTAATGTGGATGCGGTTGAGGTGGAGGAGGCTGAAGCCGTGTAA
- a CDS encoding response regulator: MTTQHLSPPKPDILVVDDTPENLRLLVKILRENAYKVRPVPNGNLALSAIEASPPDLILLDIMMPGINGYELCEKLKSNPKTQSIPIVFITAMNEVFDKVKGFHLGAVDYITKPFEIDEVLVRVKTHLDNNFLQTQLQEKNQELEFTLEQLKLTQSQLIQSEKMAALGQLIAGVAHEINTPLGAIRASVDNLTDFFHRTLEEFPEFFETITEEQKKFFYKLSNQIDQSNEHISSREKRKYRRALVRQLEDNEVEQADAIADTLVDIGIYNQIDNIIPELAKPENTKVLNMAYQISSIQKSVKTVSTATSQAAKVVFALKCYARHDLQNNKELTKITSGLETVLTLYQNKFKKGVDVLRNYQDTPPIWCYPDELNQVWTNLIHNALQAMNYEGTLKIDVVLKSDHIQVKITDTGSGISPEVRPRIFDAFFTTKAPGEGSGLGLDIVKKIIDKHEGKIEVNSVPGNTEFIISLPLSNQEVDSHA, translated from the coding sequence ATGACTACTCAGCACCTTTCACCCCCTAAACCCGATATTTTAGTCGTTGACGATACCCCCGAAAACCTCCGACTTTTAGTAAAAATTTTGCGCGAAAACGCTTATAAAGTCCGCCCTGTTCCTAACGGAAATTTAGCCCTGTCTGCCATTGAAGCCAGTCCCCCAGATTTAATTTTACTCGATATCATGATGCCAGGAATTAATGGTTATGAACTCTGTGAAAAGCTCAAAAGCAATCCCAAAACCCAATCTATCCCCATCGTTTTCATCACCGCCATGAATGAAGTCTTCGATAAAGTCAAAGGATTTCATTTAGGAGCAGTTGATTATATTACCAAGCCCTTTGAAATTGATGAAGTTTTAGTCCGCGTCAAAACCCATTTAGACAACAACTTCTTGCAAACTCAGCTTCAAGAAAAAAATCAAGAGCTTGAATTCACCTTAGAACAACTAAAATTAACCCAATCTCAGTTAATTCAATCCGAGAAAATGGCCGCCCTAGGGCAACTTATTGCTGGAGTTGCCCATGAAATCAATACCCCTCTAGGAGCCATTCGTGCTTCTGTCGATAACTTAACTGATTTTTTTCATCGCACCCTTGAAGAATTTCCTGAATTCTTTGAAACAATCACAGAAGAGCAGAAAAAATTCTTCTACAAACTCAGCAATCAAATCGACCAATCCAATGAGCATATATCGAGTCGAGAAAAACGGAAATATCGCAGAGCCTTAGTGCGCCAACTCGAAGATAATGAAGTTGAACAAGCAGACGCGATCGCTGATACTTTAGTAGATATTGGAATTTATAACCAAATCGACAATATCATTCCCGAATTAGCCAAACCAGAAAACACTAAAGTTCTGAATATGGCTTATCAAATTTCCAGTATTCAGAAAAGCGTGAAAACCGTTTCTACAGCCACAAGTCAAGCCGCAAAAGTTGTGTTTGCGCTCAAATGTTATGCCAGACATGATTTACAGAATAACAAAGAATTGACCAAGATTACTTCAGGTCTAGAAACCGTGCTTACTTTGTATCAAAATAAATTCAAAAAAGGAGTTGATGTTCTTAGAAACTACCAAGACACCCCCCCCATCTGGTGTTATCCGGATGAACTTAATCAGGTGTGGACTAACTTAATTCACAATGCATTACAAGCGATGAATTATGAAGGAACCTTAAAGATTGATGTCGTTCTAAAAAGCGACCATATTCAGGTAAAAATCACAGATACCGGCTCAGGAATATCACCGGAAGTTCGACCTCGTATATTTGATGCATTTTTTACCACAAAAGCCCCTGGCGAAGGAAGCGGATTAGGGTTAGATATAGTCAAAAAAATAATTGATAAACATGAAGGCAAAATTGAAGTAAACTCGGTTCCTGGAAATACTGAATTTATCATTTCATTACCCTTATCAAATCAGGAGGTTGATTCCCATGCCTAA
- a CDS encoding response regulator, which translates to MPKPIILCVDDESVVLNSLKIQLKNAFFDNYLYELAESADEAWEIIEELQENDDNLIVIVSDWLMPGVKGDEFLIHVHQKFPKAIKVMLTGQADKSAIERAQKYANLYESIAKPWNQDKLIETIKSGLQQVQMYPQDQV; encoded by the coding sequence ATGCCTAAACCTATTATTTTATGTGTGGATGATGAAAGTGTTGTCCTAAATAGTCTCAAAATTCAACTCAAAAATGCTTTTTTTGACAATTATCTTTATGAACTGGCAGAAAGTGCTGATGAAGCTTGGGAAATTATTGAAGAACTCCAAGAGAATGATGATAATTTAATTGTCATTGTATCGGATTGGCTGATGCCCGGTGTAAAAGGAGATGAATTTTTAATTCATGTTCATCAAAAGTTCCCCAAAGCTATTAAGGTCATGTTGACCGGACAAGCAGATAAGTCAGCCATTGAACGGGCGCAAAAATATGCCAACCTTTATGAATCTATCGCTAAACCTTGGAATCAGGATAAACTAATCGAAACCATAAAATCAGGACTCCAGCAAGTTCAGATGTATCCCCAAGATCAAGTTTAG
- a CDS encoding adenylate/guanylate cyclase domain-containing protein: MNKPVILCVDDEHFILDSLKRMLRREFGKSYQVELAESGGSALDIIQKCLEENNEVVLVISDYMMPRMKGDELLQKIHEICPKTIKIMLTGQADIEGMRNVVNYANLYRYLTKPWQIEDLRLTIREALNSYAQEQMLIDTNVRLQQANTDLEKLNQEQAYLIESLKQAEDKYRRIFESALEGIFQSTPDGKYVSANPALARIYGYNSPQDLIDSITNIEEELYVDLERRKEFLELMQENHEVAGFESQVYRKDGTIIWISENARSVHDQEGNLLYYQGFIEEITERKSAEAERQQFIEDMFEVNTNLEIALSDLENALNLEVELKNAYGRFVPQEFIQLLHKESILDVDIGNHVQQEMSILFSDIRDFTSLSEAMSPEDNFKFINAYLSRMELPIVENHGFIDKYIGDAIMAIFNGSADDAVQAAITMLEELHSYNETRGRPGRPKLNIGIGINTGLMMIGTVGGKNRMDSTVISDAVNLASRLEGLTKNYKVPLLISEHTFLRLHHDSRYQIRIIDKVRVKGKSERVSVFEVFNADPEPIRRAKMETKTIFEQGLTFYYLQSFHQAISYFEECIRICPEDKVAQIYFNQVVEYLYGKE; the protein is encoded by the coding sequence ATGAATAAACCGGTAATTCTATGTGTCGATGACGAGCATTTTATTTTAGACAGTCTCAAGAGAATGTTGAGGCGAGAGTTTGGCAAATCTTATCAGGTAGAGTTGGCAGAAAGTGGGGGTAGCGCTTTAGATATTATTCAGAAGTGTTTAGAAGAAAATAATGAAGTAGTCTTAGTTATATCAGATTACATGATGCCCAGAATGAAAGGGGATGAACTGCTGCAAAAAATTCATGAAATTTGTCCTAAAACGATTAAAATAATGCTAACGGGACAAGCCGATATTGAAGGAATGAGAAATGTAGTCAATTATGCCAATTTATATCGCTATTTGACCAAGCCTTGGCAAATTGAAGATTTGCGATTAACCATTCGAGAAGCTCTCAATAGCTACGCCCAAGAGCAAATGTTAATCGATACTAATGTCCGCTTACAACAAGCGAATACGGACTTGGAAAAGCTGAACCAAGAACAGGCTTATTTGATTGAATCTTTGAAGCAAGCAGAAGATAAATATCGTCGGATCTTTGAAAGTGCTTTAGAAGGCATTTTTCAATCGACTCCTGATGGTAAATATGTGAGCGCAAATCCCGCATTAGCCAGAATTTATGGTTATAATTCTCCACAGGATTTAATTGATAGTATTACTAATATAGAAGAAGAACTGTATGTGGATCTAGAACGACGAAAAGAATTTCTAGAGTTGATGCAAGAAAACCATGAAGTTGCTGGGTTTGAGTCTCAGGTCTATCGTAAGGATGGTACAATTATTTGGATTTCCGAGAATGCTCGTAGTGTTCACGATCAAGAGGGTAATCTTCTCTATTATCAAGGGTTTATTGAAGAAATTACTGAGCGCAAATCAGCAGAAGCCGAGCGTCAACAGTTTATTGAAGATATGTTTGAGGTGAATACCAACCTAGAAATTGCCTTAAGTGACTTGGAAAACGCCTTAAATTTAGAGGTAGAACTCAAAAATGCTTATGGGCGATTTGTTCCTCAAGAATTTATTCAGCTTTTACATAAAGAAAGTATCTTAGATGTTGACATTGGCAACCATGTGCAGCAAGAAATGTCAATTTTATTTTCTGATATTCGTGATTTCACTAGCTTGTCAGAAGCCATGAGTCCAGAAGATAATTTTAAGTTTATTAATGCTTATTTGTCTCGGATGGAACTGCCGATTGTAGAGAACCATGGGTTTATTGACAAATATATTGGAGATGCCATAATGGCCATCTTTAATGGTAGTGCTGATGATGCCGTGCAAGCAGCAATTACTATGCTTGAGGAACTGCACAGTTATAATGAAACACGGGGTCGTCCAGGACGGCCAAAACTGAATATTGGCATTGGGATTAATACGGGTTTAATGATGATTGGAACCGTCGGGGGGAAAAATAGAATGGATAGCACCGTCATTAGTGATGCGGTGAATTTAGCATCCCGGTTAGAGGGGTTAACTAAAAATTATAAGGTTCCTTTACTGATTTCTGAACATACCTTTTTACGGTTGCACCATGACAGTCGTTATCAAATCCGTATTATTGATAAAGTAAGAGTGAAAGGAAAATCGGAACGGGTTTCTGTATTTGAAGTCTTCAATGCCGATCCAGAACCGATCCGGAGGGCTAAAATGGAAACCAAAACTATATTTGAACAGGGATTAACCTTTTACTACTTGCAATCCTTTCACCAAGCGATTTCCTATTTTGAAGAATGTATCCGGATTTGCCCAGAGGATAAGGTGGCCCAAATTTACTTTAACCAAGTGGTTGAATATCTGTACGGAAAAGAATAA
- the rpiA gene encoding ribose-5-phosphate isomerase RpiA: MTTTDPVKLMKQEVGKAAASKVKSGMIVGLGTGSTTAYAIEYIGDRLKSGEIENIVGIPTSFQAEVLARQYGIPLTTLDVIDHMDLAIDGADEVDPNKNLIKGGGAAHTREKIVDSLADQFIVVVDSGKLVDRLGSTFLLPVEAMPMAMTTVMKALEKLGGKPQLRMGVKKAGPVITDQGNMVIDVKFDSIDNPVELEKTINNIPGVLENGLFVGVADLILVGEVKDGQPSVREF; this comes from the coding sequence ATGACCACAACCGATCCAGTAAAACTGATGAAACAAGAGGTGGGTAAAGCAGCAGCATCCAAGGTAAAATCGGGGATGATTGTTGGTTTAGGAACCGGATCAACCACCGCTTATGCGATTGAATATATCGGCGATCGCCTGAAATCGGGCGAAATTGAAAATATCGTTGGTATTCCCACCTCCTTTCAAGCAGAAGTTCTGGCTAGACAATATGGTATCCCCTTAACTACCCTAGATGTGATTGACCATATGGATTTGGCCATTGATGGTGCTGATGAGGTCGATCCTAACAAAAACTTGATTAAAGGCGGAGGTGCTGCCCATACTCGTGAAAAAATTGTCGATAGCTTGGCCGACCAGTTTATTGTGGTGGTAGACTCCGGTAAGCTGGTCGATCGCCTGGGATCTACGTTTCTCCTACCCGTAGAAGCGATGCCTATGGCTATGACTACGGTGATGAAAGCCTTAGAAAAACTCGGCGGTAAACCCCAACTGCGGATGGGGGTCAAAAAAGCAGGGCCGGTGATCACCGACCAAGGCAATATGGTTATTGATGTTAAGTTTGACTCCATTGATAACCCGGTTGAACTGGAAAAAACCATTAACAATATTCCTGGAGTCCTAGAAAATGGGCTGTTTGTTGGTGTGGCTGACCTGATCCTAGTCGGAGAGGTCAAAGACGGTCAACCGTCAGTACGGGAATTCTAA